Part of the Phaeobacter sp. G2 genome, GCCGAGGACAACACCATTGCCCGCATCATCCGTCTGGTCGAGGAAGCGGAAAGCGCCCGGGCCCCGACCGAGCGCTTCATCGACCGTTTCAGCCGCATCTACATGCCGGCCGTCGTCGGAGTTGCGGTGCTGGTGGCGATCGTCCCGCCCCTCGCGTTCGAGCAAGGCTGGGACACGTGGATCTACCGCGCGCTCGCGCTTCTCCTGATCGGTTGTCCCTGCGCGCTGGTGATATCGGTGCCGGCTTCCATCGCCTCTGCGCTTTCTTCCGGCGCGCGTCGCGGGCTGCTGATGAAGGGAGGCGCCGTGATCGAGGCAGCGGCGGCCACCACACATGTCGCATTCGACAAGACGGGGACCCTGACCCACGGACGGCCGCGCGTCACGGACGTGGTGCCGGTCTCGGGATCGGAGACGGAGGTGCTGGCGCTGGCTACCGCCGTCGAAGCGGGGTCGAGCCATCCTTTGGCGGAGGCGATCCTGTCCCGCGCAGAAACTGCGCAAGTTCCGTCCCTGTCCGCGACCGCCGCCAAAGCGCTTCCAGGCAAAGGGGCCAAGGCCGTCGTTGAGGGTGAACCCGCCTGGGTGGGCTCTCCACGGTTCGCCGAGGAGCACGGTGTGTTGGACGACCTCGCGCGCGGGGCGGTGGTCGGCATGGAGGATGAAGGCAAGACAGTCGTCGTGATCTTCCGCCGGAGCCAGCTCGTCGGACTTGTCGCGCTCCGGGATGAACCCCGGGAGGATGCCGCCCGCGCGGTGCAGCAACTCAAGGCGCTTGGCATCGCGTCTGTGATGCTGACCGGCGACAACCGGCGCACGGCAGCAGCAATTTCCGCTGGGTTGGGCATCGAGCATCGCGCCGAACTGATGCCTGAAGACAAGGTCGCGGCGATCCGCGAGATGACGGCCACGGGCCATGTCATGATGGTGGGCGACGGCATCAACGATGCCCCTGCGCTCGCCACCGCCCACATCGGAGTTGCCATGGGTTCCGGAACGGATGTCGCGCTCGAAACCGCGGACGCTGCGATCCTGCGCAATCGGGTGACCGATGTGGCCGGCAAGATTCGGCTTGCTCGCGCAGCCATGGTGAACATCAGGCAGAACGTGGCGATCGCGCTCGGCCTCAAGGCGGTGTTTCTTGCGACGACGATCCTCGGCATCACCGGGCTATGGATCGCCATCCTTGCTGATACCGGCGCGACGGTCCTTGTCACGCTGAACGCGCTGCGGCTTCTCGCTTTCAACCCCGAACGGTCGGGCTGAGACAGCAACCCCGAGCCGAATGCTTGCTCAGCCAATTCGTCCAAGCACGGGAAAGGTGTCAAGTATCCAGTAGGACAGCGCACTCAGCCGCCCGGTCATCATCGCCACTCCCATCAGAACCATGACCGCGCCCGCGCCCTGGTGCAGCCGACGCCCGATCCGTCCGACGCCCCGCAATCGGCCGGCGAGCCTGTCGGTGAAACCCGCCACGATCAGGAACGGCACGCCCAGTCCCGCGGAGTAGACCGCAAGCAGTGCCACACCTTGGCCCACCGTTGCGCTCGCTGCGCTGGCGGTCAGGATCGCGCCGAGTATGGGGCCGATACACGGGGTCCAGCCGAAACCGAAGGCGAGCCCCAGCACGTAGGACGCGGCGGGCCTGCCGCCGGGAATGTCGAGATGGAAGCGCAGATCCCGCTGCATGGCGCCGATGCGTGCTGCGCCGATCATGAAGAGTCCGAACAGGATCACGATGCCGCCGCCGACGAGATTAAGCTCGTAGCGCCACTGCAGCAGCGCTTGTCCGAGGGCCGTCGCGGACGCACCGAGGATCATGAATATGGTCGAGAAGCCGAGGACAAAGCAGAAGCTGAGCCAAAGCGTCTGTGACCGGCCGGACGCCACGCCGCCTGTCGCCGTCCTTCCGGCGATGTAGGACACGTAGCCGGGCACCAGCGGCAGGACGCAGGGCGATGCGAAGGAGATCGCCCCAGCCAGCAAAGCCGCAGTCATTCCGAGAAACGACAGGTCAGCCATGCGCGACCTCCACAGGTTCGTGCCGCCACGGCCGGGCTCCGGTGGCCCAGCAGTAGCCGACGACCGAGATGACGATCCATTGCAGGATCGGGCTCAGCCCCGCGTCGATCACTGGGATCACCGGCATCATCTCGCGATAGGCCCAGGCCTCGCGCAGCTCGATGTTCAGCCACTCGCTGAAGATCGTGTAGGCGACGCCGAAGATCACCGCGCCCCCAAGCACGCGGTGCCCTCGGCTGCGGGGCCAATCCGCGCTGCCGAACACGCAGAGCGACAGCATGGTCGTGCTGAGCGTGATCAGGATGTCGCCGCCCGTGCAGTGGACCGCCGCAAAGACGAGCTCGCCCGGGGTCCCGGTGAGCCAGATCGTGTAGAGCGGCAGGTGCGCGAACTCCCAGACCAGATGCGCAATGGCGGCGAAGGCGATGTACCGGCGTAACGCACCGAGCCAGTCCCGTCCCGGCGCCGCGCCGGTCTCCAGCCCCGCTGTCATCGGAACGCCCTGAACAGTCGGTCCAGCAGTCCCGGTTCAGGCGGCGGCGCGTTGGTCAGGCCGTTGATGTAGAGCACCAGGTTGATACGTCTGAACTCCGCTCCATGGAAAATGCCGGCATGACGCCTGCCCCGACCGATGACATGGACCATGGGCGCATCCGCCCCGCGAGCGGAGAGCGCCGCGAAGGCCCCTGTGGCGGCCTCCACCGTTTCGTCAGTGGGCATGACGGACCGCCAGTTCGCGGCCTCCCCGTCCGGATCGGGCGCCGCGTCACCGCCAACGGCCAGAAACTGGACCATCTCGCGCATCGGCGTAACGTTCACAGCTTCGCGAACCTCCTGCAGAAGCGCCTGCTGATCGGCACAGGGCGTGCCGCAGCCCTCGGGCTGGAAGCTGAGCACGACGATCTGATCGGAAAGACCTGACAGATCGAGGTCGACGCCATCCGCTCCGGTGAGCGCCAGCGGCGGCATGCGGCGCGAGTCCGTGGGCTCGAAGGCCGGTTCCTTCTCGGCCATCACTTCGTCGAGACGTTCGCCGGGATGGTGCGCGACGGCCGGCGCGGCGCCTGCGAGGAGAAGCAGCGTGACAAGAGCGGGCAGCCTCATGGCTCTACCTCCGGCCCGGTCGCCGCTACGCCGAGCACAGGGACCTCCACGGTGATTGCGCCCGCGCGCTCGAAGGTCAGCGTCAGCGGAAACGAGGCGCCTTCGTCGAGCTTGCCCGCGAGCCCCATCAACATCAGATGCATTCCGCCGGGAGCAAACCGAACCGTCTGTCCCGCC contains:
- a CDS encoding heavy metal translocating P-type ATPase produces the protein MTANDSATYEWTVSGMDCASCAGKVRGAVERLPGVSDVDVALMTERLRLTLDEAQTPRDQVEATIKRLGYGIATKGSSPDRKGFVLPDDEQASRADGSRDAAGLEPDAGSTGPESGPGPGSRWYQTAKGRLVIGTGLLLAAAWAVKLFASQDVATWAFVLATLIGVAPIARRAVASARAGMPFTIEMLMTIAATGALVINAAEEAALVVFLFAVGEVLEGVAANKARDGIRALTRLVPKTALLEVAGRTRVIPADQLQVDQIVLVRPGDRIPADGEVIEGTSGVDESAVTGESVPKLKEPGAPVFAGSINSEAALRVRVTNSAEDNTIARIIRLVEEAESARAPTERFIDRFSRIYMPAVVGVAVLVAIVPPLAFEQGWDTWIYRALALLLIGCPCALVISVPASIASALSSGARRGLLMKGGAVIEAAAATTHVAFDKTGTLTHGRPRVTDVVPVSGSETEVLALATAVEAGSSHPLAEAILSRAETAQVPSLSATAAKALPGKGAKAVVEGEPAWVGSPRFAEEHGVLDDLARGAVVGMEDEGKTVVVIFRRSQLVGLVALRDEPREDAARAVQQLKALGIASVMLTGDNRRTAAAISAGLGIEHRAELMPEDKVAAIREMTATGHVMMVGDGINDAPALATAHIGVAMGSGTDVALETADAAILRNRVTDVAGKIRLARAAMVNIRQNVAIALGLKAVFLATTILGITGLWIAILADTGATVLVTLNALRLLAFNPERSG
- a CDS encoding sulfite exporter TauE/SafE family protein, whose translation is MADLSFLGMTAALLAGAISFASPCVLPLVPGYVSYIAGRTATGGVASGRSQTLWLSFCFVLGFSTIFMILGASATALGQALLQWRYELNLVGGGIVILFGLFMIGAARIGAMQRDLRFHLDIPGGRPAASYVLGLAFGFGWTPCIGPILGAILTASAASATVGQGVALLAVYSAGLGVPFLIVAGFTDRLAGRLRGVGRIGRRLHQGAGAVMVLMGVAMMTGRLSALSYWILDTFPVLGRIG
- a CDS encoding cytochrome-c oxidase, with translation MRLPALVTLLLLAGAAPAVAHHPGERLDEVMAEKEPAFEPTDSRRMPPLALTGADGVDLDLSGLSDQIVVLSFQPEGCGTPCADQQALLQEVREAVNVTPMREMVQFLAVGGDAAPDPDGEAANWRSVMPTDETVEAATGAFAALSARGADAPMVHVIGRGRRHAGIFHGAEFRRINLVLYINGLTNAPPPEPGLLDRLFRAFR